Below is a window of Variovorax sp. TBS-050B DNA.
ATCGCCACGCGCCCCGCGGGCGCTTCGCTGCCGCTGCGGATGGCCGATCGCGCATCGTCCACCTGGCGCAGGATGCCCTTGGCATGCCGGTAGAGCAGCTCGCCCATGGCGGTAGGACGCGTGCCCTGCACGCTGCGCTCGAGCAGCGCCACGCCGAGCTCCGACTCCAGGTTGGCCATGTGCTGGCTCAGCGAAGGCTGCGCGATGAACAATGCCTCGGCGGCGGCGGTGATGCTGCGAAGCTCGACCACCTTCACGAAGTAACGCAGATGACGCAGGTCCATGGTGGTGCGGCGCGTGGTGAAAGGGCGGCGGCTAGTCGCCGCGCGCCGCCGAAGGATGATCGGCTGCAGCCTGGCGCTCCTGCGGCGCGAAGCAGATCACCGTCCAGCCCGCATCCGCCTTGAAGGGCTGTTCGCTCGAATAGATGCGGAAGGCGCCGCCGGGCGAGACGCCGCCGATCAGCCACCAGTCCTCGCCCGGCTTGCCCATGCGTTCGGTCAGCTCGGCCCAGCCGTAGGCCCTGGTGAGGTTCGTGGCCTGGATCGTCCAGCCGGCCTCCAGCCGCGCCTCGAGTGCCGCGTAGGTCACGCCTTCGTGGAAGGCCAGGTAGCCGCGCTGCTGCAGCGAGAGCGCCCCGGCGGCCTGGCCGGAGCCGCGCCCGGCCGCGAGCTGGAAGGTGCGGTGGTGGCCCATGCGGCGCCCCTGCGCCTTGCAGACCAGCGCGTTGTACGAGTCGTTCTCGGTCGCGCAGAGCAGGTAGCTCAGGTGCTGCACCTCGAGCGATTCCTCGGTCTGCTCCGACAGGAACTCGCCGTAGAACACCTCGATGCCCTGCATGCGGGCCCGCTTCAGCGCTTCGTACTGGCGGTCGACCACCAGCACCTCGATCTGCAGGCGCTGCAGCATCCGCGCGAGCGCACAGGTCCAGGGCGAGGCGCCCACGATCAGCAGCCCCGTCTCGCGGCCCGCCGCCAGCCCGAGCCGGCGCGCGATGCGGCCCAGGCTCAGGCCGTGGCACAGCACGGTCGCCATCACGATCAGGAAGGTGGTCGGCAGCAGCTTTTCCGCGTCCGCATGGCCGGCCTGCACCAGCGCCGGGCCGAAGAGGCCCGCGGTGGCCACGGCCACGATGCCGCGCGGCGCGATCCAGGCGAGCAGCAGCCGGTCCTGCCTGCGCATCGGCGCGCCCACGGTGGCCAGGCCGATCGCGAGCGGGCGCACCAGCAGCATCACCGCCAGCACGAAAGCCGCCATGCGCCAGTCGACCAGCCCGAGCTGGCTCGGCTGGAGCTGGCTCGGGATCACGATGAACAGCACCGACAGCAGCACCACCGTCAGGCTTTCCTTGAAGTGCTGAAGCGATTCGCGCTCGACCAGCTCCATGTTGCCGATCACCACGCCCATCACGGTCACCGTGAGCAGCCCCGCCTCGTGCTGCACCAGGTTGCTGGGCCCAGTAGGCGGCGAGCACCAGCACCATCAGGATCGGCGCCTTCAGGTGCTCGGGCGCGCCGCCGCGGCGGTAGAGCCAGCCGATCAGCCAGCCGCCCGCGCCGCCGAGCAGCAGCGCCACCGCCACCGCGGCGCCGAGCGCCGTCAGCGTGGTGCGCAGGCCGCCGCCCGAGACCGTGAAGTACTGGAAGGCCAGCACCGCCATCAGCACGCCGACGGGGTCGTTGACGATGCCCTCCCACTTGAGCAGCGCGGCGGTCTCCTTGTTCAGGCGCGCCTGGCGCAGCAGCGGCAGGATCACCGTGGGGCCGGTCACGACCAGGATCGCCGCCAGCACGATCGCCACCGGCCAGCTCAGGCCGCCGATGTAGTGCGCCGCGACGCTGCCGAACAGCCAGGCCAGCGGCGGCGCGACCACCGTGAGGCGGCCGATGCCGCGGCCCACGCGCTTGAACTCGCCGATCTTCAGGTCCATGCCGCCTTCGAACAGGATGATGGCGACGCCGAGCCCGATCAGCTCGCCCAGCTGCTCGCCCCCGATGCTGGGCTGGACGATGCCCGCGACGGGCCCGAGCAGCAGCCCGACGGCGATCAGGATCACGATCGCGGGCAGGCGGATCTGCGCGGCCAGCCATTGGCTCGCGAGGCCGGCGCACAGGACGATGAGGAGCAGGGAGGCGGTGTGCACGTGCGGGAGGCGAAGAACTCGGTGTGAACAAAGTCGCGGAGCCTACAGTGGAAACCCTTGGCTCCCGGTGTCCCCGGACAAGCCGCGGGGCCGGCCCGTGGAATGTGCACGCTTTCATGAAAATCATGAAGCGCGTTTCATGATTTCAGCGCCGCGTCTCGGCGGCCCGCGGGTTCAAGATGGCCATGGGTGCCTTCGGGCGCCCCGCAGCCGCCGCCCGGCGCTGCGCCACTTCATCAGGAGACTCCGCATGAAATGGGAAACCCCGACGGCCGTCGATTTCCGCTTCGGCTTCGAAATCACGATGTACGTCAGCGCCCGGTAACACCGGCGCATCCATCCAGCCCGCTCCGCTCGCCGGAGCGGGCTGTTTCGAACCACACCGCATTTCTTCTATTCGCCGATGCGCATTACCGTCCTGGGCTCGGCCGCCGGCGGCGGCTTTCCGCAGTGGAACTGCAACTGTCCGAACTGCGCCGGTGTGCGCGCGGGCCGCATCCGTGCGAAGCCGCGCACGCAGTCGTCGATCTTCGTGCGGCCCGATGACGGCGTGGACGGGGTGCTCTTCAACGCCTCGCCCGACATCCTGGAGCAGATCCGCGCCAGCCCGGTGCTGCAGCCCGCGCGTGCGCTGCGCGACACCGCGATCGCGGGCGTGGTGCTGATCGACGGGCAGGTCGACCACGCCACCGGCCTCTTCATGCTGCGCGAACGCGGCTCGCTGCTGCCGCTGTGGTGCACCGATCCGGTGGCCGAGGACCTGAGCCGCGGCAACCCGGTGCTCGGCGTGCTGTCGCACTACTGCGGCGTGGCGCGCCATGCGGTGCCGCTCGACGGCGGCAGCTTCGAGGTGCCCGGCGTGCCCGACCTGGAATTTCGCGCGCTGGCGCTCACGGGCAAGGCCGCGCCGTACTCGCCGCACCGCGAGCATCCGGTGGCGGGCGACAACATCGGCGTGACCATCACCGACCGCCGCAGCGGCGGCCGCCTGTTCTACGCCCCGGGCCTGGGCGCGATCACGCCGCCGGTGTTCGATGCGATGGCAGGCGCCGACGCGGTGATGGTCGACGGCACCTTCTGGCGCGACGACGAGATGCCGCGCCTCGGCGTGAGCAGCAAGCGCGCGCGCGAGATCGGCCACCTGCCGCAGGCGGGCGAGGGCGGGATGATCGAATGGCTCGCGCGCCTGCCCGCGAGCACCGCGCGGCGCATGCTGATCCACATCAACAACACCAATCCCATCCTCGACGAAGACTCCGCCGAGCACGCGGCGCTGCGGCACGCGGGCATCGAGGTCTGCGAGGACGGCATGACGATCCAGCTTTGAGGCCCCACGCATGCACGCCGACCGCATCCAGCAACCCCGCCGCCCCGACGCCGCTGCGCCCGCATGGGGCCGCGCGGAGTTCGAGGCCAAGCTGCGCGAGCGCGGCCGCAGCTACCACATCCACCATCCGTTCAACGTGATGCTCAACAGCGGCCGGGCCACGCCCGAGCAGATCCGCGGCTGGGTGGCCAACCGCTTCTACTACCAGATCGCGATCCCGATCAAGGATGCGGCCGTGCTCTCGAACTGCCCGGACCCGGCGGTGCGCCGCGGCTGGGTGCAGCGCATCCTCGACCATGACGGCTTCGAGCTCGGCGGCGTCCGGGACGCGGGCGGCATCGAGGCCTGGCTGCGGCTCGCCGAGGCCGTGGGCCTCTCGCGCGACGAAGTGCACGACCTGCGCCACGTGGTCCCGGCGGTGCGCTTTGCCGTGGACGCCTACGTGAACTTCGCGCGCCGCGCGCCGTGGCAGGAGGCGGTGTGCTCGTCGCTGACCGAGCTCTTCGCGCCCGAGATCCACAAGCAGCGCCTGTCGACATGGCCCGCGCACTACCCGTGGATCGAACCCGAGGGCCTGGGCTATTTCCGCGGCCGCGTGAGCCAGGCGCGGCGCGACGTGGAACAGGGCCTCGCGATCACGCTCGACCATTTCGACACCCGCGCCCTGCAGGAGCGCGCCCTCGAGGTGCTGCAGTTCAAGCTCGACATCCTCTGGGCCATGAACGACGCGATGGCGACGCGCTACGGCGTGAGCGCGGCATGACGGCGGCCCTGACCCCCGACAGCCGCCCGCGCATCGGCCCGGGCTTCCGCCTGCAGTGGGAGCCGGCGCAGGACTGCCATGTGCTGCTCTATCCCGAGGGCATGGTCAAGCTCAACGGCAGCGCCGGCGAGATCATGAAGCGCTGCGACGGCCAGCGCAGCCTCGCGGCCATCGTGGCCGAGCTGGAAAGCGCCTTCGACACCACCGGCCTCGAACCGCAGGTGCGCGGCTTCGTCGAAATGGCCGCGCAGCAGAACTGGCTGCGCTGGGACCGGGCATGAGCCCCGCCCGGCCGCCCGAAGGGGCTCGCACCGCAGCCGCAGGCGAAGGTACTCCAGTGAGCGCGAACGCGCCGCCGCGGCCCGGTCCGCCGCTCTGGCTGCTGGCCGAGCTGACCTACCGCTGTCCGCTGCATTGCGTGTTCTGCTTCAACCCGCTGGACTTCGCCACGCAGGAGAAGGAGCTCGGCACCGAAGACTGGCTGCGCGTGCTGCGCGAGGGCCGCGAACTCGGCGCGGTGCAGCTCGGCCTCTCGGGCGGCGAGCCGCTGCTGCGCGACGACCTCGAAATCATCGTCGCCGAGGCGCACCGGCTGGGCTACTACACCAACCTGCTGACCTCGGGCGTCGGCCTCACGGCGGCGCGCGCCGCGGCGCTCCGCCAGGCCGGGCTCGACCACGTGCAGCTCTCGTTCCAGGATTCCACGCGCGAGATGAACGACTTCCTCTCGCACACGAAGACCTTCGCCCTCAAGAGCCGGGTCGCGAAGATCATCAAGGACCAGGGCTGGCCGATGGTGCTGAACGTGGTGATCCACCGCATGAACATCGACCACGTCGACCGCATCATCGCCATGGCGCACGAGATGGGCGCCGAGTACCTGGAGCTTGCCAACACCCAGTACTACGCCTGGGCCTTCCTGAACCGCGACCAGCTGCTGCCCACGCACGCGCAGCTGCGGCAGGCGGAGCAGGTGACCGACGGCTGGCGCGCGCGGCTCGGCGAGCGCATGCGCATCTTCTTCGTCGCGCCCGACTACCACGAAGGCAAGGCCAAGAAATGCGTGAACGGCTGGGGCAGCATGTTCCTGACCGTGGCGCCCGACGGCACCGCGCTGCCTTGCCACACCGCGCGCATGCTGCCGGGGCTCGAATTCACGAACGTGAAGGACCACGGCCTGCGCGAGATCTGGTTCGATTCGGAAGGCTTCAACCGCTACCGCGGCACGGGCTGGATGAAGGAGCCGTGCGCGAGCTGCGAGCAGCGCGAGCAGGACCTCGGCGGCTGCCGCTGCCAGGCGTGGCTGCTGGCGCAGGACCCGGCGGCGGCCGACCCGGTGTGCGTGAAGAGCCCCGCGCACCACCGCGTGGCCGAGGCCGTGGAACGAGCGGCCGCGCGCGGCGCCGCGGACGCGCCCGTGGTGCATCCGCTGGTGTTCCGCGATCCGGCCAATTCGCGCCGGCTCAGTGCATCCGCCACGCCGCGCGACTGAGCCCGGCTGCTGCCGCGCGCACGGTTCCGCGCATCGGCGATTCGGCCGTGAGGCTACGCGAGCATCGCGCGGTGCACCCGGATGGCCTCGGCCGACACCGGATTCAATGCGTCCGTGCCCGCCGCGTCGAGGTGTGCGAGCAGTTCGCGGCGCATGCGCGGCTCCCAGAAGCGCTGCAGGTGCAGCGCAAGGTCGCGCAGCGCCTCGTCGCGGTCCGGCATGGCCTCGAAGAAGCTGCCGATCTGGTTGACCATGCGGATCAGGTGATCGATGTGCATTGCGTGCGGCTTTCTTCTTTCAGAACGCAGGCTGGGCGGGCAGGCCGCGCAGCCGGCCCGGGTGGGTGTAGACCACGAGATCGTCGCCGCGCACGAAGCCCGCGAGCGTGAGGCCCGCGGCCTGCGCCACCGCGGCGGCCATGGAGGTGGAGGCCGACACCGCGGCCAGCAGCGGCACGCCGGCCGCGACCGTCTTCTGCACCATCTCGAAGCTCGCGCGGCTCGTGACCGCGACGAAGCCCGAGGCGGGATCGAGCGCTTCGGCCTTCGCGAGCGCACCCACGAGCTTGTCGAGCGCGTTGTGGCGGCCCACGTCCTCGCGCATCAGGCGCAGCTCGCCGTCGGCGCTGCACCAGGCGGCGGCATGCACGGCGCCGGTGATCTTCTGCAGCACCTGGGCGGCGGCGAGCTCGCGCATGCCGCGCGCGACCGCCTCGGGCGCGAGCCGCATGTGCTCGGCGGGCGCGGGCAGCGGCGCCAGCGTGCGCGTCACGTGCGCCAGGCTCTCGGCGCCGCAGAGGCCGCAGCCCGTGCGCCCGGCCATGCTGCGGCGCCGGTCCTTGAGGCGCGCGAAGGCGGCGCTGGCGACCTCCATCCTCAGCGTGATGCCGTCGGCCCCGTACTCCTCGTCGATGCCGTAGAGCTCGCCGCGGTGCGCGAGGATGCCCTCGGCGAGCGAGAAGCCGAGCGCGAAGTCGGCCAGGTCGAGCGGCGTCGCGAGCATCACCGCATGCGCGATGCCGTTGAATTCGAGCGCCACCGGCACTTCCTCGGCCACCCAGTCGCGGTGGTCGAAGGGCAGGCGCGCGCGCAGGCCGCGCACCGGCAGCAGCTCGGCGCCGCCCGGGCGCGGCGGCAGGTCGGCGAGGTTCATGGCGTCCCCGCCGCGGCCGCGGTCTCGTCGAGCCGGCGCGCCAGCAGTTCCTCCTGCAGCGCGTTGAAGCGGCTGTAGGCCTGCTGCCATTCCGAAGGCTGCATCACCGGCATCACCTGCACCGCGGTGACCTTGAACTCGGGGCAGTTGGTGGCCCAGTCGGAGTTGTCGGTGGTGATCACGTTGGCGCCCGACTCGGGGAAGTGGAAGGTGGTGTAGACCACGCCCGGCTGCACCCGCTCGGTCACGGTGGCGCGCAGCACCGTCTCGCCCGCGCGGCTCCGGATGCCGACCCAGTCGCCCTCGGAGATGCCGCGGTCCTCGGCGTCGCTCGGATGGATCTCGAGCCGGTCCTCGCTGTGCCAGCGGTTGTTGTCGGTGCGGCGCGTCTGGGCGCCCACGTTGTACTGCGACAGGATGCGGCCGGTGGTCAGGATCAGCGGGTACATGCGCGTGACCTTCTCGTCGGTCGGCACGTACTGCGTGATGATGAAGCGGCCCTTGCCGCGCACGAACTCGCCGATGTGCATGGTCGGCGTGCCCTCGGGCGCGGCCTCGTTGCAGGGCCACTGCAAGCTGCCGAACTGCGCGAGCTTGGCATAGCTCACGCCCGCGAAGGTGGGCGTCAGCGAGGCGATCTCGGCCATGATCTCCTCGGGGCTCGCGTAGTTCATGGGATAGCCGAGCGCATTGGCGAGCATCTGCGTCACCTCCCAGTCGGCGTAGCCCGCCTTCGGCGGCATCACCTTGGTGACGCGCGAGATGCGGCGCTCGGCGTTGGTGAAGGTGCCGTCCTTCTCGAGGAAGGACGATCCCGGCAGGAACACGTGCGCGTACTTGGCGGTCTCGTTGAGGAACAGGTCCTGCACCACGATGCATTCCATCGCCATCATCGCCTCGGCCACGTGCTGCGTGTTCGGGTCGGACTGCACCACGTCCTCGCCCTCGCAGTACAGGCCCTTGAAGCTGCCGGTGATCGCGGCGTCGAACATGTTGGGAATGCGCAGGCCGGGTTCGGGCCGCAGCGTCACGCCCCAGGCTTCCTCGAAGCTGCCGCGCGCGATGCTGTCGGAGACGTGGCGGTAGCCCGGCAGCTCGTGCGGGAACGAGCCCATGTCGCACGAACCCTGCACGTTGTTCTGGCCGCGCAGCGGGTTCACGCCCACGCCTTCGCGGCCCACGTTGCCGGTGGCCATCGCGAGGTTGGCGATGCCCATCACCATGGTCGAGCCCTGGCTGTGCT
It encodes the following:
- a CDS encoding cation:proton antiporter, with product MQHEAGLLTVTVMGVVIGNMELVERESLQHFKESLTVVLLSVLFIVIPSQLQPSQLGLVDWRMAAFVLAVMLLVRPLAIGLATVGAPMRRQDRLLLAWIAPRGIVAVATAGLFGPALVQAGHADAEKLLPTTFLIVMATVLCHGLSLGRIARRLGLAAGRETGLLIVGASPWTCALARMLQRLQIEVLVVDRQYEALKRARMQGIEVFYGEFLSEQTEESLEVQHLSYLLCATENDSYNALVCKAQGRRMGHHRTFQLAAGRGSGQAAGALSLQQRGYLAFHEGVTYAALEARLEAGWTIQATNLTRAYGWAELTERMGKPGEDWWLIGGVSPGGAFRIYSSEQPFKADAGWTVICFAPQERQAAADHPSAARGD
- the pqqA gene encoding pyrroloquinoline quinone precursor peptide PqqA; amino-acid sequence: MKWETPTAVDFRFGFEITMYVSAR
- the pqqB gene encoding pyrroloquinoline quinone biosynthesis protein PqqB, translated to MRITVLGSAAGGGFPQWNCNCPNCAGVRAGRIRAKPRTQSSIFVRPDDGVDGVLFNASPDILEQIRASPVLQPARALRDTAIAGVVLIDGQVDHATGLFMLRERGSLLPLWCTDPVAEDLSRGNPVLGVLSHYCGVARHAVPLDGGSFEVPGVPDLEFRALALTGKAAPYSPHREHPVAGDNIGVTITDRRSGGRLFYAPGLGAITPPVFDAMAGADAVMVDGTFWRDDEMPRLGVSSKRAREIGHLPQAGEGGMIEWLARLPASTARRMLIHINNTNPILDEDSAEHAALRHAGIEVCEDGMTIQL
- the pqqC gene encoding pyrroloquinoline-quinone synthase PqqC, which produces MHADRIQQPRRPDAAAPAWGRAEFEAKLRERGRSYHIHHPFNVMLNSGRATPEQIRGWVANRFYYQIAIPIKDAAVLSNCPDPAVRRGWVQRILDHDGFELGGVRDAGGIEAWLRLAEAVGLSRDEVHDLRHVVPAVRFAVDAYVNFARRAPWQEAVCSSLTELFAPEIHKQRLSTWPAHYPWIEPEGLGYFRGRVSQARRDVEQGLAITLDHFDTRALQERALEVLQFKLDILWAMNDAMATRYGVSAA
- the pqqD gene encoding pyrroloquinoline quinone biosynthesis peptide chaperone PqqD → MTAALTPDSRPRIGPGFRLQWEPAQDCHVLLYPEGMVKLNGSAGEIMKRCDGQRSLAAIVAELESAFDTTGLEPQVRGFVEMAAQQNWLRWDRA
- the pqqE gene encoding pyrroloquinoline quinone biosynthesis protein PqqE, whose amino-acid sequence is MSANAPPRPGPPLWLLAELTYRCPLHCVFCFNPLDFATQEKELGTEDWLRVLREGRELGAVQLGLSGGEPLLRDDLEIIVAEAHRLGYYTNLLTSGVGLTAARAAALRQAGLDHVQLSFQDSTREMNDFLSHTKTFALKSRVAKIIKDQGWPMVLNVVIHRMNIDHVDRIIAMAHEMGAEYLELANTQYYAWAFLNRDQLLPTHAQLRQAEQVTDGWRARLGERMRIFFVAPDYHEGKAKKCVNGWGSMFLTVAPDGTALPCHTARMLPGLEFTNVKDHGLREIWFDSEGFNRYRGTGWMKEPCASCEQREQDLGGCRCQAWLLAQDPAAADPVCVKSPAHHRVAEAVERAAARGAADAPVVHPLVFRDPANSRRLSASATPRD
- a CDS encoding formate dehydrogenase subunit delta, with amino-acid sequence MHIDHLIRMVNQIGSFFEAMPDRDEALRDLALHLQRFWEPRMRRELLAHLDAAGTDALNPVSAEAIRVHRAMLA
- the fdhD gene encoding formate dehydrogenase accessory sulfurtransferase FdhD — translated: MNLADLPPRPGGAELLPVRGLRARLPFDHRDWVAEEVPVALEFNGIAHAVMLATPLDLADFALGFSLAEGILAHRGELYGIDEEYGADGITLRMEVASAAFARLKDRRRSMAGRTGCGLCGAESLAHVTRTLAPLPAPAEHMRLAPEAVARGMRELAAAQVLQKITGAVHAAAWCSADGELRLMREDVGRHNALDKLVGALAKAEALDPASGFVAVTSRASFEMVQKTVAAGVPLLAAVSASTSMAAAVAQAAGLTLAGFVRGDDLVVYTHPGRLRGLPAQPAF